The region TGATCCCACAACTTGCTCCTGTAATTTTGAACAAGGATGTTCATTGGATAAATTGTTCCAGGAAGAGAATATAGTTGTCGTCTGCTAGCTATAAAGGTGAACTTTCCAAGCACGCTAGCTATCGAAATCCCGGATAGAAACGAGATAATACCATTATTATATACATTGCTTTACCTGACATGTGTGTGCTGCGCATTTAATTTTAGCATTATATTGGGGAAAAATGAATTAGCTTGCAGTTGTATGGTTATGTTCCGATATTATCTTGTGGGGAGCCAATCGAGGACTTTGTCCAATCAAACTTCTTGGCTCATTCCGTCAATAAGTTGCTAGTCTATCTTCTTTCAGACtagaatgaaaatataaaaacgtCTAAAACATTTAAAAGTTCACTTTTGCCAAAAAGAATCCATGATTATCCTCTaataagtttttattttaattattttatttgaccTTATAATTTCATCTGATATTTTGCCTTTGAATTGATTTCCGaattatttcaattgttataTACAGGACACTCACTCAAAGACTAATTTTGCTATGTTTGTATTACGCAACCTCTGGCTCTGGATTTGTGTGTATTTCTCTCTGACAAACGTCAATCAAACAGCAGTTATTTAGCCATTGAAAATGTTTTACCTCGTAAATATTAGCAGAAAGTTTGGTCCATTAAACAAGATAAGAAactgtatattttttcttgaaaatcccGGCAACTTTACTCCAAAACTTGATGTGAAAGTTAGCCGTCTAGGAGTCCAATCTAGCAGAAATTGCTCGACGACGACGCCTGCAGACTCGGCGAAAGGGACGGTGCTGAACCGTTCGCCAGCCCACTACGTGCAAGGTCAATCGCCCGAGCCCAAAATTCGAgaatacttttatttcattgacCATCAGGGACAGCTTTTCCTTGATGATGCAAGAGTTAAGAATTTCATAACTTGTTTTAAAGGTGAGTAGAtcttagacagctggcagccgtctgtttcgaggagttttttaacattttttttctcctcgtacacagacggctcgctatcgtcagtagaggcgctggtccaaaaattgggattgtcccagaaaacaaggatatcctcataaaccaagacaaatcatgtcttgataaattgagactgtccttgtttatgggtaagtttttttttcacttccccctacgggacaaagacagcaattacggaaattgagagtgctaaaaatagattcagtgacctcaattccccccagttcaccgtctatttttcatgaattaccgtcttccaataatcttgttatgaaacctgatatgtttacattgactagcacacttgattggtgtcggcacttgacaggtgaatgaactttcctagatttcttgtgtgaagaaatccttataaactgagacagtccctctccctgtaaactgggacgatcccaattttctgaccagcgcctctactgatcgTGCATAGCCTGGGGagttttggggagtgaaagtcatatactgtacgtatggtcACTCCCCACAAACGCCTGGGACTCCTACCTATATttccccacatacgggtacaaaaccagaaactttcgcccctgagaattctactttccctcttaAAGATCTTGCCCTAAcacatgtacatggggtccaacttcatttccaacatttctgcgatattgatttcatttttaaagaagaattcattaaaaaaacgagagatttgttatgaaaagatgggaagagcttacggccgtgtttacgtcgccatcttgatttctttgtcttccgcttggcgacagcacgcaaatcgcgcaatttgcgtgctgtcgccaagcggaagacaaagaaataatATTTCCAGTTAGAGTTCTATATATACTGAGCAAGCTGCTCATGTCACTTCCCTATTTTTTAAACATGAACTAGAATTCTGGAAACCAttatttttcatccaatatgcttataaagtttttattgttaattATACTCATTTAATTtactgtaatgaaatattttgcatacTGGGAGTACTCCTTTAACTGGCCAACTTATAGAAATAAAAAGACCACCATGaatcacatttttgatgatGGTGTACTGCAGTCAACAATTATCCTGAGTAGTCTTCTATTTTTCTTTACTAAcctcaaaaagaaagaaaggtttTAATCAGGAGGCCAGATTGACCTGAATTTGATTCAAGGAATATTATAAAGATGTGAACAGAATATGAATTAATTCTTGGTTGTTTAAAAGGAGGAAGGGACAGTAGGGACTGCATCCACTCCCATATGAAAAACCTGTTCTCCAGTGAACTGGGCAATATGATGTTCTTGATACTTAAAGTGTAGTGAACTAGTGATCATTGGTGTACGTAGCATTGTTTGCCATTTTACAAGTTGTGTCTACCACAAACCTTTCTCTCCTTGTGTGTTGCAGACAAAAAGTTCCTGGCCTTCTTCTTCAAGAGACTCAAACAGAACTCATTCGAGCATTACAAGGATGCCTTCCCTTATCTATCACCCTGCGGAGTAGAGAGAAACTTTGTACGGTGTGATGATCGTCCAATCGTGTTCACTCACATCATTCCCGATCCAGACGAGCCATCCGGGCCCGGACTTCTCTCCTGTAACTTCACCGGGGATGCGGTCACCGTGAAGTTTGAACCAGAGAAGGTGTGCATGCTCCCTGTGAGTGGTCGCATTTACCATCCAGCACCGCACAAAACAGGGGGAGTGGGACTGATCAAATCCAGTATCGCTATTGACATCAGCGCTTGCTTTGAGTTTGGGGAGAAAGGCGAGTATTCCCCTCCAACACACTTCACCTGGCTTGGAAAGAGATACACTCTGACCAATGAAGTCCTTGATTTGATGACCGATAGTGAAAAAAGTGAGTTGGAAGACAGATGAGATAATGTATGCCAATGAGAATTACAGTTTTAATCTGAAACTTGTGATATCCCTAGACCACTGTGTTTCGTTACTGGATTGTTAACACAATTGACTGATCTGGAGTACTGATAATGATGTCATCAAGCGATTCATTTGTAATGAATTTTTTCTGTACACCTGCATCTACATAACCAGGCTCTTTCCTATTCAAATCAAGCATCAGCAGTTTTTAGTTGGGATGAAGTACTCTTTAGACAAGCTGGTAGACGTGTGCATTAAATGGTGCGTGCAATGATAAGCAAGTGTATGATGACCTATTaaattcaatgcaaattgtTTGTATGTCATTGGACACGTATAGAACCTTGGGACTTCCAATGAAAGGCTTTCTTTGATCACGTcatgatttctttcttttccattgcCTTATTAAAGATagggaaaatcaaaatttcatcctgacaagttgatttgaaatttgaataattgattCTGATAAAAGcagaaacagtgagtgatgtcatcagccccctcatttccatactaaccaggatgtgaataagttttgtgaaattaaatgaaacttaaaattttgatgaaattttcagtgttatgttggttggatttttctatttttattcaaatcaactttttttgttgaggtggacttgtcctttaagaagaGGGTATGAAATTATGTCTGATGATATATCCACTGTACAAATGAAATCACTTCATGGTTTggagaaaatggcatttcaaggatGTTATATCACACAACATATGGAAGAGCTGCTTGTCctcacaaaatcaaaatttgaaatgttcttaaatctgttcatttttttatggatTTTCCTTAATccataatcaatatttttctcgtattttattttcattttaccaaCGTTTcatggtgaacttcccctttaaatgccAGATGAGTAGAATATGGAACATAATTTGTTGCAACAATGCTAattacttaataaaaaaaagcaaagacAAAAGAACATTTTACATCTCTTTTAGCTTCTAACTTCTAATTGAAGATGTTTTGTAAGTCAATTGATAGGCACATCACAAATGCACCTGTAATTTTGCACATGTATCTTGGAGATTTTTCAAGGCACAGTTCAGTTTCTTTGGTGGCTGACTGGCAGCGGTCATGAGATCAAAACGGTTTATTTTTGGAATGTCATGATGATACTTTTCATAGTGTGGTGCAAGATTTAATTATGGTATTGATCAATGTCCTCCTGTA is a window of Lytechinus variegatus isolate NC3 chromosome 2, Lvar_3.0, whole genome shotgun sequence DNA encoding:
- the LOC121409451 gene encoding UPF0598 protein C8orf82-like gives rise to the protein MFYLVNISRKFGPLNKIRNCIFFLENPGNFTPKLDVKVSRLGVQSSRNCSTTTPADSAKGTVLNRSPAHYVQGQSPEPKIREYFYFIDHQGQLFLDDARVKNFITCFKDKKFLAFFFKRLKQNSFEHYKDAFPYLSPCGVERNFVRCDDRPIVFTHIIPDPDEPSGPGLLSCNFTGDAVTVKFEPEKVCMLPVSGRIYHPAPHKTGGVGLIKSSIAIDISACFEFGEKGEYSPPTHFTWLGKRYTLTNEVLDLMTDSEKSELEDR